A genomic window from Pseudogulbenkiania sp. MAI-1 includes:
- a CDS encoding alpha/beta hydrolase — MTISRPAAGPTPEPGRRQPPPGDQQASSQPDKRKDSTSNSFDPLGMATPIVQAQLSWLLHPQELGERVAMLSSDLWRLQWHSWQRMLGVADADPIPPNADDARFADPAWSDSPTWDLVKEWYLAFTRHSQDMLYDTPGLSDKERRRAAFWWRNWLNAVAPTNYLWTNPVALRKAVESRGDSLAKGFQNFLDDLRAGNVRMTDPEDFAVGQNLATTPGSVVFRNRLLEVIHYTPTRPQVHTEPVVIITPWINKFYVLDLTPKNSMIRFLLDQGLDVYITSWKNPDASMSEVSFDDYLTEGIDTAVQVARRLAKAEKVHATGYCIGGTALAMYMAWANRRYGAEAAPVADGTFLTTLVDFHKPGDIEVFIDNASVRYLCSQMEQNGYLDGKEMASAFRFLRPNSLIWHYVVRGWLYGETLPPFDVLYWNMDTTRMPKAMHSWYLTELYLHNKLIQPGALTVAGEALDLSTIHQPMYVVAAEDDHIAPWDQTFKLINHGIGEKRFILSSSGHIIGIINPPVTPPKRRYWVDTAHRSDRPEHWRQRAEERPGSWWEDWMAWLKPKAGALVDAPPTSTKEFPELAPAPGSYVLER, encoded by the coding sequence ATGACGATATCCCGCCCCGCAGCAGGCCCCACGCCGGAACCCGGCCGTCGGCAGCCCCCTCCTGGCGACCAGCAAGCCTCCTCCCAGCCGGACAAGCGCAAAGACAGCACCTCCAACTCCTTCGACCCCCTCGGGATGGCGACCCCCATCGTCCAGGCCCAGCTGAGCTGGCTGCTGCACCCCCAGGAGCTGGGCGAACGTGTCGCCATGCTGTCGTCCGACCTGTGGCGGCTGCAATGGCATAGCTGGCAGCGAATGCTCGGCGTGGCGGATGCCGACCCGATCCCCCCCAACGCCGACGACGCCCGTTTCGCCGACCCGGCGTGGTCCGATTCGCCGACCTGGGACCTGGTCAAGGAGTGGTATCTCGCCTTCACCCGCCATAGCCAGGACATGCTCTACGACACCCCCGGACTGTCGGACAAGGAACGCCGGCGCGCGGCCTTCTGGTGGCGTAACTGGCTCAACGCGGTGGCCCCCACCAACTACCTGTGGACCAACCCGGTGGCGCTGCGCAAGGCGGTGGAAAGCCGCGGCGACAGCCTGGCGAAGGGGTTCCAGAACTTTCTGGACGATCTGCGCGCCGGCAACGTGCGCATGACCGACCCGGAGGATTTCGCGGTCGGCCAGAATCTGGCGACGACACCCGGCTCGGTGGTGTTCCGTAACCGCTTACTCGAGGTGATCCACTACACCCCGACCCGTCCGCAGGTGCACACCGAGCCGGTGGTCATCATCACGCCCTGGATCAACAAGTTCTACGTGCTCGACCTCACCCCGAAGAACAGCATGATCCGCTTCCTGCTCGACCAGGGGCTGGACGTCTACATCACCAGCTGGAAGAACCCGGACGCCTCGATGAGCGAGGTGAGCTTCGACGACTACCTCACCGAAGGCATCGACACCGCCGTGCAGGTGGCGCGGCGGCTCGCCAAGGCGGAGAAAGTCCATGCCACCGGCTACTGCATCGGCGGCACGGCGCTGGCGATGTACATGGCCTGGGCCAACCGGCGCTACGGTGCGGAAGCGGCACCGGTCGCCGACGGCACCTTCCTCACCACGCTGGTCGACTTCCACAAACCGGGCGACATCGAGGTGTTCATCGACAACGCCAGCGTGCGCTACCTGTGCTCTCAGATGGAGCAGAACGGTTACCTCGACGGCAAGGAAATGGCCTCGGCCTTCCGCTTTTTGCGCCCCAACAGCCTGATCTGGCATTACGTGGTCCGCGGCTGGCTGTACGGCGAGACGCTGCCGCCGTTCGACGTGCTGTACTGGAACATGGACACCACGCGCATGCCGAAAGCCATGCACTCGTGGTACCTGACCGAACTCTACCTGCACAACAAGCTGATCCAGCCCGGCGCGCTGACCGTGGCCGGCGAGGCGCTGGACCTGTCGACGATCCATCAGCCCATGTACGTGGTCGCCGCCGAGGATGACCACATCGCACCGTGGGACCAGACCTTCAAGCTGATCAACCACGGCATCGGCGAGAAGCGCTTCATCCTGTCGAGCTCCGGCCACATCATCGGCATCATCAACCCGCCCGTCACCCCGCCCAAGCGCCGCTACTGGGTGGACACGGCGCATCGCTCGGACCGGCCCGAACACTGGCGGCAGCGCGCCGAGGAGCGCCCAGGCAGCTGGTGGGAAGACTGGATGGCGTGGCTCAAGCCGAAGGCCGGAGCCCTGGTCGATGCCCCGCCCACCTCGACGAAGGAGTTCCCCGAGCTGGCGCCGGCCCCAGGCAGCTACGTACTGGAGCGCTGA
- a CDS encoding zinc ribbon domain-containing protein YjdM, with product MSSLPQCPQCNSEYTYEDGSLYVCPECAHEWAKDAAEESLNETRVVHDANGNVLQDGDTVTVIKDLKVKGSSLVVKVGTKVKNIRLVEGDHDIDCKIDGIGAMQLKSEFVKKA from the coding sequence ATGAGCAGTTTGCCCCAATGCCCTCAATGCAATTCGGAATACACCTACGAGGATGGCAGTCTTTATGTCTGTCCGGAATGCGCGCATGAGTGGGCCAAAGACGCAGCGGAAGAAAGCCTCAACGAGACACGCGTCGTACACGATGCCAACGGCAATGTGCTGCAAGACGGCGACACGGTTACCGTGATCAAGGACCTGAAGGTAAAGGGCTCTTCGCTCGTGGTGAAGGTTGGCACCAAGGTCAAGAACATCCGCTTGGTCGAAGGCGATCATGATATCGACTGCAAGATCGACGGCATCGGCGCCATGCAGTTGAAATCAGAGTTCGTGAAGAAAGCCTAG
- a CDS encoding bifunctional diguanylate cyclase/phosphodiesterase: MARPKVTENGAIGASCVTPADYARLYRALRTLSAGNRALARAQDEGTLLQDMCDAIVEQGGYQMSWIGYLEHDEHQSIRPMAHAGVEEGFLQMLDLTWSEKAVTPSGLAIRTGKPQVGHDVLNDPALAPLMEEQKKRGYAAVSAYPLIVDGNVVGNLSIVASEYDAFGEEELRVLSELADDVAYGISALRSRARQREAEAAMQRMAYYDQLTGLPNRTLFLNQLERMISASSPPYRPFALGILTVDQFREINDVLGYQQANELLLQVASRLQAQLDQGSFLGRVSDNEFAILQPNTDAERASLEAVRLLRQFDEPLTVAGIQVDARLRIGLSLFPGHGKEPDALMRRATMAARQAQHSVMNYTIFSGSLDKECTRHVSLIAELHHAIEHDELRLYCQPKVQFDTGKLCGAEALIRWQHPERGLIEPNRFIKLAEQAGMITSLTHWILEAAFRQIYTQEQAGRPTPLAVNLSARDLLDPRLTERIRGLFLTWGVDPAHLQFELTESALMDDPSGALATLNQLKSLGVQLAVDDFGTGYSSLSYLQRLPADTIKIDQSFVGAMISDQESDTIVRSTIDLAHNLGLHVVAEGVENRAIWDRLTTLGCDIAQGYFVSRPIPAEQFDSSWQAALAA; this comes from the coding sequence ATGGCAAGACCCAAGGTCACGGAAAACGGCGCCATCGGGGCCAGCTGCGTCACCCCGGCCGACTACGCCCGTCTGTACCGCGCGCTGCGCACCCTGAGCGCCGGCAACCGGGCGCTGGCGCGAGCACAGGACGAGGGAACCTTGCTGCAGGACATGTGCGACGCCATCGTCGAGCAAGGCGGCTATCAGATGTCGTGGATCGGCTACCTCGAGCACGACGAGCATCAGAGCATCCGCCCGATGGCGCATGCCGGCGTCGAAGAAGGCTTCCTGCAAATGCTGGATCTGACCTGGTCGGAAAAGGCCGTCACCCCATCCGGACTCGCCATCCGCACCGGCAAGCCGCAGGTCGGACATGATGTTCTGAACGACCCCGCGCTGGCCCCGCTGATGGAGGAGCAGAAAAAGCGCGGCTACGCCGCCGTCAGCGCCTATCCCCTCATCGTCGACGGCAACGTCGTCGGTAACCTGAGCATCGTCGCCAGCGAGTACGATGCCTTCGGCGAAGAAGAACTGCGGGTGCTCAGCGAGCTGGCCGACGACGTCGCCTACGGCATCAGTGCGCTCCGCAGCCGCGCGCGCCAGCGGGAAGCCGAGGCCGCGATGCAGCGGATGGCGTACTACGACCAACTGACTGGCCTGCCGAACCGCACCCTCTTCCTCAACCAGCTCGAACGCATGATCAGCGCCTCGAGCCCGCCGTACCGGCCGTTCGCGCTGGGCATACTCACCGTCGACCAGTTCCGTGAGATCAACGACGTGCTCGGCTATCAGCAAGCCAACGAGTTATTGCTGCAGGTCGCCTCTCGCCTGCAGGCCCAGTTGGACCAAGGGAGCTTCCTCGGGCGCGTGAGCGACAACGAGTTCGCCATCCTGCAGCCCAACACCGACGCCGAACGGGCCTCGCTGGAAGCAGTGCGACTGTTGCGCCAGTTCGACGAACCACTGACGGTGGCTGGAATCCAGGTCGATGCGCGGCTGCGCATCGGCCTCTCGCTGTTCCCGGGACACGGCAAGGAACCGGACGCCCTGATGCGGCGGGCCACCATGGCGGCGCGCCAGGCCCAGCATTCCGTGATGAATTACACGATCTTCAGCGGCAGCCTGGACAAGGAATGCACCCGCCACGTCTCGCTCATCGCCGAACTGCATCACGCCATCGAGCACGACGAGCTGCGGCTGTATTGCCAGCCCAAGGTCCAGTTCGACACCGGCAAGCTGTGCGGCGCCGAAGCGCTGATCCGCTGGCAGCACCCGGAGCGGGGCCTGATCGAGCCCAACCGCTTCATCAAGCTGGCGGAGCAAGCCGGCATGATCACCTCGCTGACCCACTGGATACTGGAAGCGGCCTTCCGCCAGATTTACACGCAGGAACAGGCCGGCCGGCCGACGCCGCTGGCGGTCAACCTGTCGGCACGCGACCTGCTCGACCCGCGCCTGACTGAACGCATCCGCGGGCTGTTCCTGACCTGGGGCGTCGATCCGGCCCACCTGCAGTTCGAGCTGACCGAAAGCGCCCTGATGGACGACCCAAGCGGGGCGCTCGCCACGCTCAACCAGCTCAAATCGCTCGGGGTGCAACTGGCGGTGGACGATTTCGGCACCGGCTACTCCAGCCTGAGCTACCTGCAGCGGCTGCCGGCCGATACGATCAAGATCGATCAGTCCTTCGTCGGCGCCATGATCTCCGACCAGGAGTCGGACACCATCGTGCGCTCGACCATCGACCTCGCGCACAACCTGGGGCTGCACGTAGTGGCCGAGGGTGTCGAGAACCGGGCCATCTGGGACCGGCTGACCACGCTGGGCTGCGATATCGCCCAGGGCTACTTCGTCAGCCGCCCGATCCCGGCCGAGCAGTTCGACAGCTCATGGCAGGCGGCGCTCGCGGCTTGA